AGCGTGAAAAAATAGTATaataaaatttgcatttaaaatattgcaataaaataatttatatttattgcaactaaaaattagtttacctaataattttaataaacctGATTTAACGATCTCCTCACTCTTTCACTAGGAATTCCATTAAGTTTCTGGCGACACCTTGGCGACTTTTTAATGAACTCCAAGTAGGAACTGAAAGGGTCTCTTCAATTAACCAATCTTTGAATAcaatcatgaaaaatggacaaaagttaaaaaagatattttatctcaggattttcatgcagaatggtggcgaatccagaatcgatccagaaatcgtttaaggtgctccgcttgagaatcggatgagaattgggaatgATATAGCaatccctgtgggccctatagaggaaatccccattttcaagggatcccatcacgaaaaatggatataaaatcgaaaaaatattttttcccaggattttgatgcagaatggtggcaaatcgatccagaaatcgtttaaggtactccgcttgagaatcggatgagaattggggaagatatagccatcactgtgggccttataggggaaaaccccattttcaagggatccatcacgaaaaatggacaaaaaatctaatcaatattttgttttaggattttgatgcagaatggtggcaaatcgatccagatcCGATTTATAAATATCCAATATTAACCGCAAGTGTATATCACTTTGGCTCTGGCCAAAgtttgcttttctttcttgtttttaatgaaCATGTGACCATCCACCAACAACATAGCAACTCTGCGAAAAAGTATCTGCAAGATATTTGCATATCTATTGGATCGAGAGTTGATCGCAACTTGATTTGCAGCCTGCGATTAGCGTCTGCGATTACATTTAAATGCTTGCCACCGGCTGTAACAGATCGGATCATGATTGATTGATGGGGTTTCGGAGTGTGATTGGGGTTGGGTTTTATTGCCTGATGTGTTTGATTGGGATTTGTGGAAATGTGGGTTGTTGGATTCCCACAATATGCTAGCCGGATGTGTGCCATTACATGGGAGTGCTGAGCTACTTCCAAGAGAATTCACTCAAATCCAGTTGTCTTGATGAAGCACAACAAATTATCCATCACAAAAGTTAACTAGCTTATCTTCTCCCTCCCAAAAagaaatatgtattttatatCCACCATTAGCTCTCGCTTTCAACTGAAAAATAGGACCACTCGCCTCGCTCTAATTGTGCGAATTCCCACAAAATCTCTTCCCTGCTTCGGGCATAGCAACAGTGCAAGTTTTTCCTTTCATTTTCCTTCCGCCTTGGTGTATAGTTTTCCTTCAGACAAAAGGATTTGGGTTTTTCCCAGCTTCCCGGCGAAAGGGTTGCCTGGGCACACAAACACTCTACGGTCAGACAATGAATGAAAGGGAAAATCTATTTTCCTCGGGCCGCTAACAGAAAAGctaagcaaacaaacaaacaatgaatgaaaaaatacaacaaaagtaagaaaacccaaaaaaaaaacgaaaggaAAAGTTCTTCCCTTATGTTGCATCTTGCTCCTGCGGTGCAGCATCCATTGTTCTTGGATGAATTTCCGGGACGGACTTAGACTTTGGCCTGAATTTACCAGTGAAAGTGGAGCAATAGCAGGACCAGAATCGGGGGATAAAAAAAACGCAGCGTGAAATCAATTTGCGGCAGCTACTTAAGTGAAACAAGGAAGCCATCGAACCACTCCATTCCACACACTCCACGATCGGAAATCGTTTGGCATTAATCGAACACGATTTGCCTATTAGCAATCAACAGGaggaaaaaaaatggcaatatggaaataaaaaatggaaatgaaatttGCATAGACGAAAGTTGTAATACTCTCGATTAcgagtaataaaaaaaatgcagtggctatataatatatggctacaaaatgtggaaaaccCACTCTGTttagggtataaaaaggcgacaaaattttttttttgggttccctCGTCCCATACAATTTAATTACCTCATCAGGGGCAACAGAAATTTGCATGCCACCCCCCGAAGCGCAGTACCTACCCTCCCCTTTTCGCCTTAATTTCTGCACATTTTTGCACTTTGGCACACATTCCTCTCACCCCTCGCTTTTTATGCTCCCTAAGGCCCATaaattttaatggaaaaatgcgctttttgccatttttagATAACTGGTCGTTTTCGTATGGAAGTGGAGGGGGTGCGTGACTTGATGTTTGTCTCTTTAACGAGTGGGCATGCATAATTCGTTTCCTAAATGGCTTCAAGGACATTTCTCTCATAAATTTGCATCCACCAATCGATTTCGGTGGCCTTATTAAATTGCAATTTGCATACGGGGGTAAGAGGGATAATGCCAATATATTTTGGGTCACAAAAATCATTCTAAACTGTTACAAATAAGTCctttaaattatgttttaaaCTTAAAGGATCGTTTACTTTAGGGCTCCATAAAACCCCTAACAAATGGAGATGTTTTCTTAAAAGTTTCTTTTCCAAAAACTAAACCCCATCAACTGCTAAACTATCGCAAATTTTCCCCTTCTGAATGAAAACTCTGGTTTCCTTCATGTGCGACAGGCGCTTATCGAGAAAACAATCAATACGCTTTCCGCAGTTTTCCGCCACCAATGTTTCCACCCACTATGGATCCTTGTTGCaatttggaaaatgaaaaaaaaaataggaaatgGAAGGAGTGCCGGAAAAACCACAACTAGTTGCTCTTTGTAGCTGGAAAACCCCAAAAGCCAGACAAATGTTACAGCCAGAAAATCGATATTCGGCGGAGTTGGGtcagcaaaaaaatatacgGAAAATCTAGCATAGATGAAAAAAAAGCTAGAAAAGCGAGAGCGCTTCCCTTGGCAAGTGAAGCCAATGAATAACAATTGGGGCCACGCAGCAGGGCgggaaaaatggagaaaaaccCAAGGAAGGAAACACCCGCAACAAATATTGAGGCGTCGCGTCATTTTGTCGCGAGTTGGCGccactttgttttatttatgaatcCCGGGCAGACAGTCGGGCAGGGTCCAAGCTCCTGAATCCCCACCAGCACATATCTGTGGATCCCCCCTCGGAATTTCATGCGATTCGTCCCCTCACAACTGGTTCTATTTGCCCAACTGATTTGAAGCATTCAGAGATGGTTGCTGGCAATACAGATAGGAAACTGGAGTTACTAGAATCAAGATCCCAACAAAATGaagtttataaatttattagtTAAAAATATGGAGTCTTGTGTGGAATTTTTtatcaataaaaattatgaaaatggggttataatttgttgatatttttatttctcagTGTGGTAGCTGGACTTTTTATGGCTGCTCctagttttatttttgcatttttatttgatattcTCCATTTCCGTTTGGTGTACATTTGGGTCACCCTATATAACCCCACTCCCCCACCTCATTCCATACATTTCTCGAGGACATTCGCAGTTATGTGCTCTGCTTTTCCACGGGAAATTGAATTGTTTTCCTTTGACAGAACATTCAGTTCGTCTTCAGAACTTTGTCTTGTAAACAAGTTGTTCGAAAAAGAATTTGTGGGGGCTGGGCGGTGACACATTTTCTCCAATGAAGTATTAATAAGATGAAAGTTTTGTGTAACAATTGGCACTGCTCCAAAGATGACTCTAAATTGGtggatttcattttattaGTCACATTTGACTTTCAGCAGGATGACAAAAATAAAGCTTTTGTTCGTGatttatatcttttttttacatGAAGGCATGAGAGCTTAATGTCAATGAAAGTGATTCTTACTTTAAGATAAAATCAGTCTGCATATGCAGACAGTagtttttgttctttttagcTCCCTTAACCCTCAGCATTTTCTGTTCCAATTTAACCCCCATTCAAAAACGAGTTCAGCACGTGACAATAGCCAGGAAACTTGGCTTCCTCATTCGGTCCCGTCCCTAGTactattttttcttttggatCGGGGTCAACTATTTGTCTTTGCTCTAGTTGTGGCCCCTGTTTACATCTAAAACGGAACACCACTCAGGTGTGCTCCCATTTGGCAGGTGTCTCACAGCTAATTGCCGTCATTTCGTGTGCAAATTGTGTGCAAATAATTGATGGCCCCTTGGGTTTTTCAAACCGCCTCCCCTCACGGTCAAGGTAGTCTGGTTCAGTAATTGCATTACCAGTatattttattccttttttattgattttcaatGAGTATGACGATAAACTTGTCAATGAATGGGAATGGACAGATGCGTTTGGAAAAGGTCAACAAATTTAGAAAGTTAGTTCTATCGatttattctttaaatttataaatgaaGAAAGTTTATCTTTGTGAAATgaactaaaatttatttatttatttcttaacaTTCGTCTCAAAATATATTCAAGTGCAAGTTCTAAGAAACAGTTTCTTAATTTGTTTGTCCCTTTCCATTTAATTATATGCCCCTGTAATAAAATTCTTGGCATTCACAACTTCATGTCCTATGCATCCTGAAACGCTTCAGTTGCTAGGACACCACATGTCTTGGTCCTGATCCCCGACATTTAAATGCTCACCCAAAGTGTCAAAAAGTGTGTTGGATAAAAATGCtctttagttttcttttttttgaggatAGTGTGCGTGCCGACAACTCAATTAAGGATAAGATAGGCCGGGATCCTGGCTCGAGGATCCCTGGGAAATCTCACCTCTGGGGCAGGTAGAAGTGAAAGAAAAGGAAGCGGGGTGAAAGTGTGCCCTAAGGTCCTTGGGTCTCACTTAGTTACGCAACATTTGCGACGATCCCGAGATAAGGATATTGCGTAGGTCCTTTAAAAACGTAGGCGTTGGGCAGGCGTTtgacaattttttattatttgtaaatttaaatgcGTTTCCTTTGAACGCAGCTGgtccacccaaaaaaaaaactagataACCCCTAGACTAGAAATGTCGACAGTTTGTTAATTGTCCCGAGTGCATTTCTTTAATTTCcacattttttccaaattaagTTGTTGGCACATTTGTCTCTCGGGTTTCTATTTGGCGTTGAAAGTGCCTCATGTGCCAGCTCATTAATCCTGCTGCTGTTCCTTCTTCTTCGTCCCACTTGCCACTTGTGGCACGTGTGCTAGCCAAAGTAGAGCGGAGGCGGAGACGGCGGTGTCCTTGTGGCTCGAGCTCATGTGTCCCTACATATCCTTAATTAGTTGCGCACTTGTAAGCAAATCGTTTAGGCAAGCAATTTGTTAACTGCTTGGCAACTACTCCAATTTGTtactattatttttacttaatATTCCCATATAAAATAGTACATGCTCTATCCTCTTTTGGTcttggtttttgttatttctCGTGGCACTCATAAGTGGCTTGAACTTTCGCTTTTATTGGTTTATCCAAAACTTTGAACAATCGACAGAGCATTATCTTATCTTGCACCTTTTGCCTCTGTTCATATTGGCTGGATGAGCTAACTAGTATTCCCCTTTAGACCCTTGAAAGAAAACAGAGTACCCTGAATCCCTTTCCTGAAAATCCAACAATTTCGCGTAAGAGGTTCGGCAAGAGTTTGCGAACAAAGTTTTCATGGCCTGCAGAAATTTCTAAGCGCTTGACTTAAGCTGAGGAACCAAAAAGCAGAAGCGCCTGGCTTCACTTCCGGGTTTCTTCTGGTCAAAAaggaaatataaaatttaagttGATTTAAGATTTATGAGCCTTCTGGTTGATAATCCATTTCACAGAACTTCCTGGACTTATATGCgcaattttatatattttattttatttatttattatttttaattaaaactttttagcTTGTCTAGTAGGAGGGAAAACACAAAAGTGATGACGAAGCCTAGCAACATTTTCTCTGGTGACTGAACGTCTTTTTTTATTGCCCAAATATTGGCCATAATTAGGGCGATCATAAATGAAAGACAGTACAGAGCATTAATTATTTGCTTTCCCCCCTAATCTTTAGCCTATTTCAAGGCCTTTTCTTAAGCATTAAAGGATACCCAGTTCTCGTCCTTCTTAAAggctttttatttgcattttaatttatgaCCGCCTATAACTTTTATCGGAGTCTTGGTGTACTCGTTTCCTTTATACTTCCAAAAAGGCCGAAAGGTCAAACAGCTGTGTCACTTGGACGTCATTAAGTTGTTAGTTGTCGAAGGTTAAATACAATGTCAAATGAGAGAGGAATCTTTTTTTTACCTACCCAAGTATttcatttcttatttttggaaataaaatcgaaaacatGCCAGAAATCACTTGTTTTTATAGCAAAAATACCGTAATGGTAAGAAATGTAATGGTTAATTTGTAGATGGTATGCCGAGGTGTTCAAATCCATGTCTAATGTGTTTAAATCGCATTAAGAACTGTTACATAGACtcgttttctcttttttttataggaaataatacttttttgCAAAAACTAATATTTTAGCTCTCCACTTTCTGTGAATCAAAATTACCTTGGAAATTTACATTTATGGCCCTTATCGTAGACTGTGGGTAGCCGTTTTCCTTATATTTCCATAATAGCCGATGGGTCAAGCTGTCGTCCTATTTGAACGTCATACAGTTTTGAGTGGCCGAAGATTAATTAGAAGTGACCTCCAATGGAGGaaaaaactaatatttaaGACTAATATCTAAGCcacaaaacaaatgaaaaacaaagaGAAAAACAAGAGATACAAAGAAAAGAAACCAACGAAACctcttttaaagttttattgaaaatacaGCATTTTCTACAATGggcacatatgtatattatcTCTAAAAGAAGTAATCAGAAGTCATTTTTATGGCCTTACAATATGTCCTTGGAAGTATATTGTCTCCCTATCACGAATTAAAAAGGCAAAAGGATGATTGGCTGTAAATATCATTGGATGAGGTCCATTATCCGGACAATGCgaacatatttttataaaattaaaagcttgtaattgtataaaaaatattacaaataaacaaatataaaagaaaatatcagtaatttttaaaatataattacctGTTACAACCGCAGCTTCAGCACCTTCCTCGTTTACTTCCACGAACCCTTTTTGTAGTACTTTACTGATTTGTAAATTATCTTTAACTAACCCACTAAAGTTAGCAGCACCACTAAATGCCGCTTTGATTCCCAGctaaaaatggaaatattgTCACAGCAAATTTTAAGTTTCATAAGTATCTACCAACCTTGGCAAGAAGACCATCGAGAGATTTTTCAaactcaattttaaattttggaatTCTTACATAAACATCTTGTTTACGGAGAGGTCGGGAGAAGCCTCCGATTTGGCTTTCCAGTTTACTAAGACCGTCAATACGATTTGGCAAGAATATTTGCATAAAGAGTTTTGAGTTTCGGTATGGAAGTTCCAGAACCTTGGCATCTAAGTCAGAAAAATGATCGGCCAAGAAAGAGCCTTCCAAATACATCATGTCAACCGGAATTTTTTCGTTAGATGAAGTGTGAAAGTCTTTTTTCCTAGTATCTTCTTTAACAAACTTATACTTCCATACGCCTTTGAAGTAAATGGCGTTTATAATAATCGCCATAAAATCCCTATTTATAGATTCAGCAGACAcaattttagttattttgtTTCGAGTTTGACGGGATACCCAAGAGTTAATAGTCGCAGCAGCTGATTGGGGATTACCCACGTTAATAGGCACTGCCTCGGCCTTGAAGGAGTCACCCACTATCTTGTTATACTCTGGTAGTAATCTCAACTGATCATTGATGTAAATACGATTTGCCAGTTCAAGAATAGCATCCTTCTCCCGACCTTCGAGATTTGTGAAGAACTCTCTGTATTTTTTGGCCACTTGATTTCTATCCTCAGGCAGCTTCAAAACAGTTTGCAATTCCTTAGCCGTATTTCCCTTTGCTCCCATATACACCATGGCCATAACAATTTCGAGGGAGAGAGGTGAGGAAATGATATTTTGTTCCGCATTTTCCTTGGCCAGGATCTGGTAGACATCATCAGTAAAACGAGCCGACACTGACGCAAGAAAAAACAGGCAAACTTTGAAAGGGAAACAATcggttttataaaattttgtagACTGTTCATACAAAATAAAGTTTTCCGCTCACCCAAGTATTTCATTTTAATGGCTGGAGAGAAATTAATGcctttttcagttttcagatCTATTTGaacttctaaaaaaatttcatgcaAATAATTTGGAATCAATTTAAAAGTCGGAAGTCCCTTAAAacgaattaaaaaataatcgcTTTATTTTGTTCAAATTAGTCTATGACGAATTGCCGTTGCAAATCGTTCTTATAGGCATTAGATGTGCATTAAGGTATTATCTcaattagttttgtttttgaaaacttttaataCAGTTGTCAATTGATATAATTGAGTATGTTTAAAAGAAGTATTTTTCTCAATCACCTAACCGTCTGATTCAAACCTTTGTTCAAACCTGATATCAGCGGTTGGCTAAGGTAAAAAATACTGCACAATCAGTAACATTTTAATATTGTTCCTCCGAAAAGGAGAACAAAGGCATTAAAAACAGAGCTACCAATGACAATACCCGTCGCCCAACTATTTGACGAAATTAacttaaaatgtaaattaatATAAGGCTATTTATAACATTATTAGAAAACTTAGGGATTAACCACATGGCCATTAAGGTAAATGACATATGCATCGCGAAGGAGTGATCTGCTTTgaaataatttcttttataGTAAAACCGTTGGGTGGCATGAGCTTATCATATAATTCATACATAGATTCTTATtcataaaaatacaatttttttaagtttaatttttaagaggaaaaaaattattcccTCTCAAGTAGTTCACGGGATTAGGTATTATTATCTATGTCCATCCCTAATCCACAACTAAATGGTTGTTTCATTAACTAGATTTTCATAAAACTTTCTCAATCAAATCACTTTTTTGCAtcttatatgtatgtatttaggTCTATCACTTCCACTTGGATTTCTTTTTACTAAATAAGGATTACTTCTTGACAGGCTGACCACAAAAAACGCCAACTTCCTTGTGGTTGTAACTCCCCCCTCTGCACTTCTAATGAACACATGTCAATTAAAACTGCAGTCTCGTGTCTCATGTCCATGGAATGAAATATGTTAGCCCGTCTCAGACTGAGACTCCTTCTCCAAAATCAACCTCAACTCCAGCTAAGATACACCGGAAAAAATTCACTTAAGTATTTTATTTCACTTCAGAAACTTAAGAGTGGTATACACTTTGAATGATAGtttttttatcttaaattttttttaatgtattgCGTGCCAAATTGCTGCCAGTGTTACGTCTCTTGAAGTTACGCACTTTTTCGCCTGGTGGGGGAGTGGAAGGGGCTACTGAAAAGTGGGCGGGGCTCTGGGGAAGGAGATTGGCGGTAGACAGTTCGGACATGTTCgcctcaaaaaataaaactaaaatgcAAGTGTCTTGCCTTACAGACGCCACCGACTCGGTTTCTCCCTCATTTCGGTTCAGCCTGATTTATGTCGTCGAGTGTCGCGGGTGTTGCATGTCCATCCCACTACTCCACTTCTCTAACTAACCTCTATACACTGGGAAAAAAAGTAGAAGGTTTTTGAaggatattattttatatattaaaattattaatgtttTATCCTGACCTCTGGATAGAATTTAATCAAGaacacatttttgttttgtagaaatgtataaattttaaagttcACCTTATTTCCTAAGTGTAGTCATTTGAGACGTGCagttttaacttttttattttttactacaTCTGCGGTCAGTCTGCTGTCTTCTGTCGATTGGCACTGAAGCGTAGCAGGCGATTTCCGCTTTAAT
This region of Drosophila bipectinata strain 14024-0381.07 chromosome 2L, DbipHiC1v2, whole genome shotgun sequence genomic DNA includes:
- the Spn28B gene encoding serine protease inhibitor 42Dd isoform X1 — encoded protein: MKYLVCLFFLASVSARFTDDVYQILAKENAEQNIISSPLSLEIVMAMVYMGAKGNTAKELQTVLKLPEDRNQVAKKYREFFTNLEGREKDAILELANRIYINDQLRLLPEYNKIVGDSFKAEAVPINVGNPQSAAATINSWVSRQTRNKITKIVSAESINRDFMAIIINAIYFKGVWKYKFVKEDTRKKDFHTSSNEKIPVDMMYLEGSFLADHFSDLDAKVLELPYRNSKLFMQIFLPNRIDGLSKLESQIGGFSRPLRKQDVYVRIPKFKIEFEKSLDGLLAKLGIKAAFSGAANFSGLVKDNLQISKVLQKGFVEVNEEGAEAAVVTAFNFIKICSHCPDNGPHPMIFTANHPFAFLIRDRETIYFQGHIVRP
- the Spn28B gene encoding serine protease inhibitor 42Dd isoform X2 translates to MKYLVCLFFLASVSARFTDDVYQILAKENAEQNIISSPLSLEIVMAMVYMGAKGNTAKELQTVLKLPEDRNQVAKKYREFFTNLEGREKDAILELANRIYINDQLRLLPEYNKIVGDSFKAEAVPINVGNPQSAAATINSWVSRQTRNKITKIVSAESINRDFMAIIINAIYFKGVWKYKFVKEDTRKKDFHTSSNEKIPVDMMYLEGSFLADHFSDLDAKVLELPYRNSKLFMQIFLPNRIDGLSKLESQIGGFSRPLRKQDVYVRIPKFKIEFEKSLDGLLAKLGIKAAFSGAANFSGLVKDNLQISKVLQKGFVEVNEEGAEAAVVTANHPFAFLIRDRETIYFQGHIVRP